One Helicobacter anatolicus genomic region harbors:
- the argJ gene encoding bifunctional glutamate N-acetyltransferase/amino-acid acetyltransferase ArgJ, which yields MEYEIYPIKKGVCAPEGFVADGYSAGLRKLDSNGNPKLDIGYIFMQEPCMVYATFTKNKFQAAPIVHFKNYVHGKKSNFILINTKNANAMTGQRGVDDVCEIMEKLQEKYPQIQNPIMCSTGVIGCYLPKEKIIESFCHINFINKDEDSHFRAAQAIMTTDRYEKEVAFEVVCPDGKRFRIGAMAKGAGMIQPSMATMLCFITTDAKLPQEKTQTLLEECVEKTFNTISVDGDMSTNDTVMLLQSAKVDDIDLEIFKEVLIMVMEKLAKDIVRDGEGSTKLVGFEVCEAKNDFEAMKAAKALSNSLLVKTAIFGGDPNWGRIASTIGASQITCDAKKLQIFIGDVLVYDKGVILFDKENEKKASLQMQKETFLIRCNLGIGEARYLAYGCDLGYEYVKINADYRS from the coding sequence ATGGAATATGAGATTTATCCGATAAAAAAAGGGGTATGTGCCCCAGAAGGTTTTGTGGCTGATGGGTATAGTGCAGGGCTTAGAAAGTTGGATAGTAATGGCAATCCTAAGCTTGATATAGGGTATATTTTTATGCAGGAGCCTTGCATGGTTTATGCAACTTTTACAAAAAATAAATTTCAAGCCGCTCCTATTGTACATTTTAAAAATTATGTTCATGGTAAAAAGAGTAATTTTATTTTGATTAATACAAAGAATGCAAATGCTATGACAGGACAAAGAGGAGTGGATGATGTTTGTGAGATTATGGAAAAGTTACAAGAAAAATATCCACAGATTCAAAATCCAATTATGTGTAGCACAGGGGTTATTGGATGTTATTTGCCGAAAGAAAAGATTATTGAGAGTTTTTGCCATATAAATTTTATAAACAAAGATGAAGATTCTCATTTTCGTGCAGCTCAAGCAATTATGACGACAGATCGTTACGAAAAAGAAGTAGCTTTTGAAGTTGTTTGTCCTGATGGTAAGAGATTTAGAATCGGTGCTATGGCAAAGGGTGCAGGGATGATACAGCCATCAATGGCAACAATGTTATGTTTTATTACTACGGATGCAAAATTGCCACAAGAAAAAACGCAGACATTATTAGAAGAGTGCGTGGAAAAAACCTTTAATACTATTAGTGTAGATGGAGACATGAGTACAAATGATACAGTGATGTTATTACAAAGTGCAAAAGTAGATGATATAGACCTTGAAATTTTTAAAGAAGTTTTAATTATGGTGATGGAAAAGCTAGCAAAAGATATTGTAAGAGATGGTGAGGGGAGCACAAAGCTTGTTGGTTTTGAAGTGTGCGAGGCAAAGAATGATTTTGAGGCTATGAAGGCAGCAAAAGCGCTTAGCAATTCCCTGCTTGTAAAAACAGCAATTTTTGGGGGGGATCCAAATTGGGGGCGTATCGCTTCGACAATTGGCGCTAGTCAAATTACTTGCGATGCAAAAAAATTGCAAATTTTTATTGGTGATGTTTTAGTTTATGATAAAGGTGTAATTTTATTTGATAAAGAAAATGAAAAAAAAGCAAGTTTGCAAATGCAAAAAGAAACCTTTTTGATTCGATGTAATTTGGGCATTGGTGAGGCGAGATATTTAGCTTATGGATGTGATTTAGGTTATGAGTATGTAAAAATTAATGCGGATTACAGGAGTTAA
- a CDS encoding CinA family protein yields the protein MKKNFSNAQKIVKKLIETKQTVSCAESFTGGLISHCISQIPNASQCFYGGIVSYSNQAKNTLLFIPNLAIEKFNAVSKEILELMLNGALKQFHTDFALASTGFAGPDGENVGKIFLGIKHKNGEKRLMEYHLDGDRRQIQTQGCILILQEFLLYLNFFSKTS from the coding sequence ATGAAAAAAAATTTTTCAAATGCTCAAAAAATTGTAAAAAAACTCATAGAAACAAAACAAACGGTTAGTTGTGCAGAAAGTTTTACTGGGGGTTTAATTAGTCATTGCATTAGCCAAATCCCCAATGCATCACAATGTTTTTATGGTGGAATTGTTAGCTATAGCAATCAAGCAAAAAATACACTATTATTTATCCCTAATCTTGCTATTGAAAAATTCAATGCAGTGAGTAAAGAAATTTTAGAACTTATGTTAAATGGCGCACTAAAGCAATTTCATACAGACTTTGCACTTGCATCTACTGGCTTTGCTGGTCCTGATGGAGAAAATGTAGGAAAAATATTTCTGGGTATAAAGCATAAAAATGGAGAAAAAAGGCTTATGGAATATCATCTTGATGGAGATAGAAGACAAATACAAACACAAGGTTGTATACTAATTCTACAAGAATTCTTGCTTTACCTTAATTTTTTTTCAAAAACTTCTTGA
- the flgE gene encoding flagellar hook protein FlgE, whose protein sequence is MLRSLWSGVSGMQAHQIALDVESNNIANVNTVGFKYSRASFVDMISQTKLMATSPYQNGLGGQNDFSIGLGVGVNSTTKVFSQGNTQNTDVKTDLAINGEGFFIISPDRGVSQNFTRDGQFLFDANGNLVTSGGYVVQGWLKDDFKNASKMTEDDFFKVDNTKPIQNIQIDPAMVMPARASSKISLRANLNAGRHAEQIANSFALDSTTKTPADGVNPIYDSDTTLTQKAEDFGALFNQNGDAFGLTENQGIWISYKTAEMTNEIEDSDEESMIEINDTRISFTNDSATTGISSLVAAQNAVNALKDQTGVEAFIDNNMLRLQNKNDLDGDERVKNIRITMDGTGAFANFLEGDADITSFRYRYTTSGSPDSGTGQFRTTEDLRALMQYDANLIKDPSQPYADSTASVSVKLNEYGMFEIINKDNGDEIKQNLNIFVSSYASENVTSNILFKDTMRALNTAALVEGGVSASTAKITHAIHSTSVDIVDSLGTKHMIRFEFYKTNQAEWSFRAIVPEPSEIYGASPSRPNIFEGGTVKFNSDGSLAGMNPPIIQFDPKNGADAPQRIDLAFGKSGGFGGLTSVDKQSETYAISQNGYQAGDLVDIRFDSNGSLLGGFSNGKTVALAQVALANFANNAGLQAIGENVFSTSGNSGDPIIGAANTGRRGSVSGSKLEMSNVDLSRSLTQLIVVQRGFQANSKAVTTSDQVLNTLLNLKQ, encoded by the coding sequence ATGTTACGATCACTTTGGTCTGGTGTAAGTGGTATGCAGGCACACCAAATAGCACTTGATGTAGAAAGCAACAATATCGCAAATGTCAATACTGTGGGATTTAAATACTCTAGAGCATCATTTGTTGATATGATATCACAAACCAAGCTTATGGCAACTTCTCCTTATCAAAATGGACTAGGTGGGCAGAATGATTTTTCCATCGGCCTTGGAGTAGGGGTAAACAGTACAACAAAAGTTTTTTCTCAAGGTAATACGCAAAATACAGATGTAAAAACAGATCTTGCAATCAATGGTGAAGGATTTTTTATTATTAGTCCCGATAGAGGTGTTTCACAAAATTTTACAAGAGATGGACAATTTTTATTTGATGCAAATGGAAATCTCGTAACCTCTGGAGGTTATGTCGTACAAGGATGGCTCAAAGATGATTTCAAGAATGCTTCAAAAATGACAGAAGATGACTTTTTTAAAGTGGACAATACTAAACCAATCCAAAATATTCAAATCGACCCTGCAATGGTTATGCCTGCACGCGCAAGTAGTAAAATCTCATTAAGAGCAAATCTTAATGCTGGAAGACATGCAGAGCAAATTGCGAATTCTTTTGCATTAGATTCTACGACAAAAACCCCTGCTGATGGTGTAAATCCTATTTATGATTCTGATACCACTCTCACACAAAAAGCTGAAGATTTTGGTGCATTATTTAATCAAAATGGAGATGCATTTGGCCTAACAGAAAATCAAGGAATTTGGATAAGCTATAAAACTGCTGAAATGACTAATGAAATTGAAGATTCTGATGAAGAAAGCATGATTGAAATCAATGATACTCGTATTTCTTTTACTAACGATTCTGCAACCACTGGCATTTCTTCTTTAGTTGCGGCACAAAATGCTGTCAATGCACTCAAAGATCAAACCGGTGTAGAGGCTTTTATTGATAATAATATGTTGAGACTACAAAATAAAAATGATCTTGATGGTGATGAGCGTGTAAAAAATATTCGTATCACTATGGATGGAACTGGTGCTTTTGCAAACTTTTTAGAAGGTGATGCGGATATTACATCATTCAGATATCGCTACACCACTTCAGGAAGTCCTGATTCTGGAACAGGACAATTCAGAACTACAGAAGATTTACGCGCATTAATGCAATATGATGCAAACCTTATTAAAGATCCATCACAACCCTATGCAGACAGCACTGCAAGCGTTTCTGTAAAACTAAATGAATATGGTATGTTTGAAATTATTAATAAAGATAATGGTGATGAAATCAAGCAAAATCTCAATATTTTTGTAAGTAGCTATGCTTCTGAAAATGTCACAAGCAATATTTTATTTAAAGATACAATGAGAGCACTTAATACTGCGGCACTTGTGGAAGGTGGGGTATCTGCATCCACTGCAAAAATCACTCATGCTATTCATAGTACAAGTGTAGATATTGTAGATAGTTTGGGTACAAAACATATGATTCGATTTGAGTTTTACAAGACTAATCAAGCAGAATGGAGTTTTAGGGCCATTGTTCCTGAACCATCTGAAATTTATGGTGCATCACCATCTCGTCCTAATATCTTTGAAGGTGGAACCGTAAAATTCAACTCTGATGGAAGTTTAGCAGGAATGAACCCACCAATCATTCAATTTGACCCCAAAAATGGTGCAGATGCGCCACAAAGAATTGATCTAGCATTTGGAAAAAGTGGTGGTTTTGGTGGACTTACCAGCGTAGATAAACAATCCGAAACTTACGCAATCAGCCAAAATGGCTACCAGGCAGGAGATTTAGTAGATATCCGATTTGACTCTAATGGCTCATTATTAGGTGGATTTAGCAATGGAAAAACTGTAGCACTTGCACAAGTAGCACTTGCTAACTTTGCCAACAACGCTGGCTTACAGGCCATTGGTGAAAATGTTTTCTCTACAAGTGGTAACTCTGGGGATCCTATCATAGGTGCAGCAAATACAGGAAGAAGAGGTAGTGTTTCAGGATCAAAACTTGAAATGAGTAATGTGGATTTAAGCCGTAGTCTCACACAATTAATCGTTGTTCAAAGAGGATTCCAAGCAAACTCCAAAGCTGTAACAACTTCTGATCAAGTTCTCAACACTCTATTAAATCTAAAACAATAA
- a CDS encoding PP0621 family protein, which yields MKYLVLFALVCVVIWYFFGSKNKKKTSQELVMLECQGCGTFISSNEAFYKGGRVYCSKKCKRENQ from the coding sequence TTGAAGTATTTAGTTTTATTTGCATTAGTGTGTGTAGTGATTTGGTATTTTTTCGGTAGTAAAAATAAGAAAAAGACATCGCAAGAATTGGTGATGTTGGAGTGCCAAGGGTGTGGTACTTTTATAAGTAGTAATGAGGCATTTTATAAGGGGGGTAGGGTATATTGCTCCAAAAAATGCAAAAGGGAAAATCAATGA
- the queA gene encoding tRNA preQ1(34) S-adenosylmethionine ribosyltransferase-isomerase QueA: protein MKEFLLESYDYDLPQELIATYPLTNKEDAKLLIYYKDTGSIEHVCFKNLFDFIPKDYLIVFNDTKVIKARIYGEKKTGAKIEIFFHKALKEGFLVQMRGRVRIGDVIYLAQGYQAKVKAMFDGGFRIVEFFKEEQKILDIFLMFEEIGHIPLPPYIKREDEKIDLVEYQSVFASYYGAVAAPTASLHFSESMKSYALENYQTAFLTLHVGAGTFIGVEASDIREHKIHKETLKVSKESMQKIKNSQKILCVGTTALRSVEFLDSIEEDDFFGDCDIFLHCGNPPKKAQALLTNFHLPKSSLIMLVASMIGLENCHRVYQEAIRKKYRFYSYGDGMLIV, encoded by the coding sequence TTGAAAGAGTTTTTACTAGAAAGCTATGATTATGATTTGCCTCAAGAATTAATTGCTACATACCCTCTTACCAATAAAGAGGATGCAAAATTATTAATTTATTATAAAGATACAGGAAGTATAGAGCATGTTTGTTTTAAAAATCTTTTTGACTTTATACCTAAAGATTATTTGATAGTTTTTAATGATACTAAAGTTATTAAAGCAAGAATTTATGGAGAAAAAAAAACAGGTGCTAAGATTGAAATTTTTTTTCATAAGGCTCTGAAAGAGGGATTTTTGGTACAGATGAGAGGTAGGGTGAGAATAGGTGATGTGATCTATTTAGCTCAAGGGTATCAAGCAAAAGTAAAGGCAATGTTTGATGGGGGGTTTAGGATTGTGGAGTTTTTTAAGGAAGAGCAAAAAATCCTTGATATTTTTTTAATGTTTGAAGAAATTGGACATATTCCTTTGCCTCCTTATATAAAAAGAGAAGATGAGAAAATAGATCTCGTAGAATATCAAAGTGTTTTTGCAAGTTATTATGGTGCTGTTGCTGCACCTACAGCTTCTCTACATTTTTCAGAATCCATGAAGTCATACGCATTGGAAAACTATCAAACGGCTTTTTTAACTTTACATGTAGGGGCAGGAACTTTTATTGGCGTGGAAGCTTCAGATATCAGAGAGCATAAAATTCATAAAGAGACATTAAAGGTTTCCAAAGAAAGTATGCAAAAAATTAAAAATTCTCAAAAAATTTTATGTGTAGGGACTACGGCTTTGCGTTCTGTGGAGTTTTTGGATTCTATTGAAGAAGATGATTTTTTTGGAGATTGTGATATTTTTTTACATTGCGGAAACCCTCCTAAAAAAGCACAGGCTTTATTGACAAATTTTCATCTTCCGAAGTCGAGCTTGATTATGCTTGTTGCTTCAATGATAGGGCTTGAGAATTGTCATAGAGTTTATCAGGAAGCTATAAGAAAAAAATATCGTTTTTATTCCTATGGAGATGGGATGTTGATTGTATGA
- a CDS encoding fumarate hydratase produces the protein MREIHCDLITQEIKNLCIEACCIQTPDIKKAFQKAHNTETSPLGKSILSTLIENGKIAETKMKPICQDTGMCVVFAEIGQDVHLVGGDFESAIQEGVAQGYMQGYLRKSVVNDPLFERKNTTNNTPAIIHTKIIPGDKIHLTVAAKGFGSENKSILKMLVPADGIQGVKKVFLEAVKLAGPNACPPMVLGVGIGGTMEMAAILAKKAAIRAIDSKNPDPNYAALEEELLQLANQTGVGPQGLGGITTAFGVNIEWYPTHIAGLPVAINVNCHAARHAHKEI, from the coding sequence ATGAGAGAAATTCACTGCGACCTAATTACTCAAGAAATAAAAAACCTCTGCATAGAGGCTTGTTGCATCCAAACACCAGATATCAAAAAAGCTTTTCAAAAAGCTCATAATACCGAAACCTCTCCTCTTGGAAAAAGTATACTTAGTACTCTTATAGAAAATGGAAAAATTGCAGAAACAAAAATGAAGCCCATCTGTCAAGATACAGGAATGTGTGTTGTTTTTGCAGAAATCGGACAAGATGTACACCTTGTGGGAGGAGATTTTGAATCTGCTATACAAGAAGGTGTAGCACAAGGCTATATGCAAGGATATTTACGGAAATCTGTTGTAAATGATCCTCTTTTTGAAAGAAAAAATACAACCAACAATACTCCTGCAATTATTCACACAAAAATTATTCCAGGAGATAAAATCCATCTTACTGTAGCTGCAAAAGGTTTTGGGAGTGAGAATAAAAGTATTTTAAAAATGTTGGTACCTGCTGATGGAATCCAAGGAGTAAAAAAGGTTTTTTTGGAAGCAGTAAAATTAGCTGGACCTAATGCATGCCCCCCCATGGTGCTTGGTGTAGGCATAGGAGGCACAATGGAAATGGCAGCAATTCTAGCAAAAAAAGCTGCTATTCGTGCTATTGATTCTAAAAATCCCGATCCAAATTATGCTGCACTCGAAGAAGAATTATTACAACTTGCCAATCAAACTGGGGTTGGACCACAAGGACTTGGCGGCATCACCACTGCATTTGGTGTTAATATAGAATGGTATCCCACACATATTGCTGGGCTACCTGTTGCTATTAATGTTAATTGCCATGCAGCACGTCATGCACATAAAGAAATCTAA
- the tatB gene encoding Sec-independent protein translocase protein TatB: protein MFGFNIFEILVILVVAIIFLGPDKLPQLIVDIVKFFKMIKKNINDAKETFDKELQISEIKKEALEYKAQFENTFDKVTKEIQLQDINEMFKEYKEEVQENITEIAQNIQKNETQEKNTETNSSIVSQDEKEEQTQEDSKESDRKKNNATPNIGKKTSFKPIKEGENV from the coding sequence ATGTTTGGATTTAATATTTTTGAAATATTGGTAATTTTAGTGGTGGCAATTATTTTTTTAGGACCTGATAAATTGCCACAGCTTATTGTAGATATTGTAAAGTTTTTTAAAATGATTAAAAAAAACATCAATGATGCCAAAGAGACCTTTGATAAAGAGTTGCAAATCAGTGAAATTAAAAAAGAAGCTTTGGAATATAAAGCACAATTTGAAAATACTTTTGATAAAGTGACAAAAGAAATACAATTGCAAGATATTAATGAAATGTTTAAAGAATATAAAGAAGAAGTGCAAGAAAATATCACAGAGATTGCTCAAAATATTCAAAAAAATGAAACACAAGAAAAAAATACAGAAACTAATTCTTCTATAGTTTCTCAAGATGAAAAAGAAGAGCAGACACAAGAAGATTCTAAAGAAAGTGATAGAAAGAAAAATAACGCTACTCCTAATATAGGCAAGAAAACTAGTTTTAAACCAATAAAAGAGGGTGAGAATGTTTGA
- the rsmG gene encoding 16S rRNA (guanine(527)-N(7))-methyltransferase RsmG encodes MNISLEMKKKFDIYTEFLLFWNKTHNLGGNLDYQIIQTYLLDSIFPLEFIKPFKKCMDIGSGAGLPAIALAICREESQFFLVEPRQKRYAFLQYMCMELGLVNVKVYKKRIEEMDKCIVVDLITSRALMATQKLIALSQNFLSDEGYYLFYKGENLHQEIVDDVSKYIQKDQRIYFYERKKV; translated from the coding sequence ATGAATATTAGCTTAGAGATGAAAAAAAAATTTGATATTTATACGGAGTTTTTACTTTTTTGGAATAAAACACATAATTTAGGTGGAAATCTTGATTATCAAATTATTCAGACATATCTTTTAGATAGTATTTTTCCATTAGAATTTATTAAGCCATTTAAAAAATGTATGGATATTGGTAGTGGTGCAGGATTACCAGCTATAGCATTGGCAATTTGTAGAGAAGAAAGTCAATTTTTTCTTGTTGAGCCACGACAAAAGCGTTATGCTTTTTTACAATATATGTGTATGGAACTAGGGCTTGTTAATGTTAAAGTGTATAAAAAGCGTATTGAAGAGATGGATAAGTGTATTGTTGTGGATCTTATTACTTCAAGAGCATTGATGGCAACACAAAAACTTATTGCTTTGTCGCAGAATTTTTTAAGTGATGAGGGGTATTATTTGTTTTATAAAGGTGAAAATCTTCATCAAGAGATTGTAGATGATGTCTCAAAATACATACAAAAAGATCAGAGAATTTATTTTTATGAAAGGAAAAAGGTTTGA
- a CDS encoding Fe-S-containing hydro-lyase: MATIKIQAPFTKEIVKTLKAGDNVLISGTILAARDAAHKVLTETLARGEKLPIDLTNQTIYYLGPSPAKPNEAIGSAGPTTSGRMDKYTPTIIEQGISAMIGKGYRSKEVIESMIKHQVVYMVAVGGAAALISQSIKKYEVLAYPELGPEAVARLSVEDFPAIVAIDCFGNNFYEIGQKPYQKI; encoded by the coding sequence ATGGCTACTATAAAAATTCAAGCACCCTTTACAAAAGAAATCGTAAAAACTCTTAAGGCAGGAGATAATGTCCTTATTAGCGGCACAATTCTTGCTGCTAGAGATGCGGCACATAAAGTTCTAACTGAAACCCTAGCACGCGGAGAAAAACTACCAATAGATCTCACAAATCAGACAATCTATTATCTTGGACCAAGTCCTGCAAAACCTAACGAAGCTATCGGCTCCGCTGGTCCTACTACAAGCGGTAGAATGGACAAATATACCCCCACAATTATTGAACAAGGCATTAGTGCAATGATTGGCAAAGGCTACCGCTCTAAAGAAGTGATAGAATCTATGATCAAACATCAAGTAGTTTATATGGTTGCCGTAGGTGGCGCTGCTGCACTAATTTCTCAAAGTATTAAAAAATATGAAGTTTTAGCTTATCCAGAACTTGGACCAGAAGCTGTGGCAAGATTAAGCGTGGAAGATTTTCCTGCGATTGTGGCAATTGATTGTTTTGGAAACAACTTTTATGAGATAGGGCAAAAGCCCTATCAAAAAATCTAA
- the tatC gene encoding twin-arginine translocase subunit TatC, producing the protein MFEDLKPHIQDLRKRLMIAVGTLIVVFICCFNFWRDIFEVIKKPIEIAFDHQVQGMLIQTAPAEGIIVALKVSFFVALGLSIPVIFWQIWEFVAPGLYKHEKKLVLPFVFFGSLMFFTGVAFAYFLAFPYAIKYILMFGNDEFTANITAANYITFFTRFILGFGIAFELPVLAYFLAKIDIITDQTLKRNFKYAIVLIFIVAAIVTPPDVLSQILMAVPLIGLYGLSILIVGFVNPEKKAEDKEEGEEGS; encoded by the coding sequence ATGTTTGAAGATTTAAAACCACACATTCAAGATTTGCGTAAAAGATTAATGATTGCTGTAGGCACCTTGATTGTTGTTTTTATTTGTTGTTTTAATTTTTGGAGGGATATTTTTGAGGTAATTAAAAAGCCGATTGAAATTGCATTTGATCATCAAGTGCAAGGAATGCTTATACAAACTGCCCCTGCTGAAGGTATTATTGTGGCATTGAAAGTAAGTTTTTTTGTTGCATTAGGATTATCAATCCCTGTGATTTTTTGGCAAATTTGGGAATTTGTTGCTCCTGGACTTTATAAACATGAAAAAAAACTTGTTTTACCTTTTGTGTTCTTTGGTAGTTTGATGTTTTTTACTGGAGTGGCATTTGCATATTTTTTAGCCTTTCCTTATGCAATTAAATATATTTTAATGTTTGGTAATGATGAGTTTACTGCTAATATTACAGCAGCAAATTATATTACCTTTTTTACACGCTTTATCTTGGGATTTGGAATTGCTTTTGAATTGCCGGTTTTGGCATATTTTTTGGCAAAAATTGATATCATTACTGACCAAACGCTAAAAAGAAATTTTAAATATGCTATTGTATTAATTTTTATTGTTGCAGCAATTGTTACCCCTCCTGATGTGTTATCCCAAATTCTTATGGCAGTGCCATTGATTGGACTTTATGGTTTATCTATTCTTATTGTTGGATTTGTAAATCCGGAGAAAAAAGCAGAAGATAAGGAAGAGGGAGAAGAGGGGTCTTGA
- a CDS encoding YdcH family protein yields MFHEHREEITTLKGQNAHFEKIFNEHNALDQRIQNAASGIEMLSNIEIENLKKQKLRLKDEIYAMIMEFKKQKS; encoded by the coding sequence ATGTTTCATGAGCATCGTGAGGAAATCACAACACTAAAAGGGCAAAATGCGCATTTCGAAAAAATTTTTAATGAGCACAATGCATTGGATCAAAGGATACAAAATGCAGCATCTGGCATTGAGATGCTTAGTAATATTGAAATTGAGAATCTTAAAAAGCAAAAACTTCGCCTAAAAGACGAAATTTATGCCATGATTATGGAATTCAAAAAACAAAAAAGTTAG
- the recO gene encoding recombination protein RecO encodes MQGYIINITPQKNEDIITTILTPTKIKKLYRFYGAKHSIIQLGKKIDFEVEYNGVFLPKLRNITGLNFPWERDMNRLRIWQYYLQLLHKHFFDIEEVDEGYYQILDYGASKLYHQNPIRVILEMYAMLLHLEGRVPNSFCFICTSPLEDHIHLARAFLPAHTHCIHSPYIFNKDLILQYLHQKSTIFLNDTQVQHLWQILIQGI; translated from the coding sequence TTGCAGGGCTATATTATCAACATCACCCCACAAAAAAATGAAGATATTATTACAACTATTCTTACGCCCACAAAAATCAAAAAACTCTACCGTTTTTATGGTGCCAAACATAGCATTATACAGCTTGGTAAAAAAATTGATTTTGAAGTAGAATATAATGGAGTTTTTCTCCCCAAACTTCGCAATATCACGGGATTAAATTTTCCCTGGGAAAGAGACATGAATCGCTTAAGAATCTGGCAATATTATCTCCAACTACTCCATAAACATTTTTTTGATATCGAAGAAGTTGATGAAGGATATTATCAAATTTTAGATTATGGTGCTAGCAAACTCTATCATCAAAACCCCATCCGCGTAATTTTAGAAATGTATGCCATGCTACTCCATCTAGAAGGAAGAGTGCCCAATTCTTTTTGCTTCATCTGCACTTCTCCTCTTGAAGACCACATTCATCTTGCACGCGCTTTTTTGCCTGCACATACTCATTGCATACACTCACCTTATATTTTTAACAAGGATTTAATTTTGCAATATCTTCACCAAAAGAGCACAATTTTTCTCAATGATACGCAAGTCCAACATCTCTGGCAAATTCTTATACAAGGAATCTAA